The Pieris napi chromosome 21, ilPieNapi1.2, whole genome shotgun sequence genome contains a region encoding:
- the LOC125060412 gene encoding 4-coumarate--CoA ligase 2-like isoform X2, whose translation MASILRRALSQAIKKRNVYKTSFLQNSTDSKILTSVFKDLEDSNHTINEFVWQNLDRWPDKTLTECATTGHRYTYAQTHRMSINFAASLRTKLKLRNDDTVAIILPNVPEYPCISLGILEAGCIISMMNPAYSTHDLQRYLEMIKCKAIVSSKLSYPNIAEALNSMQKKLPVILIDNDELPETTIRFSEFANDLNVDVDCLKAVKRSAKDVALMPFSSGTTGFPKAVVCTHKSVVDLNKAILDPNVIYVEEATANYQSVMPGVLPFFHIFGFNLLMMSLMCVGVKLVTISQFKPEVFLETLVRHRTQHMYAVPPMIMFLAKHPAVTPAHLQSLKSVVCGAASLAKSDVEALLKKNRNIRFRQGYGLTETNGGLVIGRNDDTNYASVGHPVGSCQIKISDLKTQEALGPGQEGEILVRGPVLMSGYYENEEANKEVFTSDGWLKTGDVGKYDENKYLYITDRLKELIKVKGFQVAPAELETIVRTHPKVLDCAIVGIKDPISGEAPKAFVVPQAKQTIDSKELLEYVNTQVVAFKKIKEVQFVTEIPKNPAGKVLRRVIKEKYC comes from the exons ATGGCTTCAATATTAAGACGTGCTTTAAGccaagcaataaaaaaaagaaatgtgtataaaacttcttttttacaaaacagcacagattcaaaaatattaacatcaGTTTTTAAGGATTTAGAAGATTCAAATCatacaattaatgaatttgTGTGGCAAAACTTGGACAGATGGCCAGACAAAACTTTAACA gAGTGTGCAACCACAGGCCACAGATATACATACGCACAAACACATCGTATGTCGATAAACTTTGCTGCGTCGCTCCGGACGAAATTGAAGTTGAGGAATGACGACACAGTCGCCATAATACTACCGAATGTTCCGGAATATCCCTGTATTTCACTAGGAATATTGGAAGCTGGGTGTATAATTAGTATGATGAATCCTGCGTACAGCACTc ATGACTTACAACGCTACCTGGAAATGATAAAATGCAAAGCGATTGTATCATCAAAGCTATCGTATCCGAACATCGCAGAGGCCCTGAACTCTATGCAGAAGAAACTACCTGTTATACTAATAGACAATGATGAGCTACCAGAGACAACAATAAGATTCTCAGAGTTCGCCAATGACTTGAATGTTGACGTGGACTGTTTGAAAGCCGTGAAACGGAGTGCAAAAGATGTAGCCTTAATGCCTTTCTCGAGTGGTACAACAGGTTTTCCGAAAGCCGTTGTTTGCACTCACAAATCTGTTGTGGACTTGAACAAAGCCATACTAGATCCGAATGTTATTTACGTGGAGGAGGCTAcag CGAATTATCAATCAGTGATGCCGGGAGTGTTGCCATTTTTTCACATATTTGGCTTCAACCTGCTTATGATGAGCTTGATGTGTGTGGGTGTTAAACTGGTAACAATAAGTCAGTTCAAGCCTGAAGTCTTTCTGGAGACCCTGGTCCGACATAGGACTCAACATATGTACGCTGTTCCACCTATga TAATGTTTCTGGCAAAACATCCGGCTGTGACGCCCGCGCATCTCCAATCGCTCAAAAGTGTCGTGTGTGGAGCGGCCTCTTTAGCCAAAAGCGACGTTGAAGCTCTGCTAAAGAAAAAC AGGAACATCAGATTCCGTCAAGGCTACGGTCTGACTGAGACCAACGGTGGCTTAGTAATTGGACGCAATGATGACACAAATTATGCCTCTGTTGGACATCCAGTTGGGAGTTGCCAGATTAAAATTTCTGATCTCAAAACCCAGGAGGCGCTTGGGCCAGGACAG GAAGGTGAGATTTTGGTCCGTGGCCCGGTGCTCATGAGCGGGTACTATGAGAACGAAGAAGCTAATAAGGAAGTGTTTACATCAGATGGCTGGTTAAAAACCGGTGATGTCGGCAAATACGACGAGaataagtatttgtatatcacTGATCGGTTAAAAGAACTTATTAAG GTGAAAGGATTTCAAGTAGCGCCAGCAGAGTTGGAGACCATTGTCCGTACTCACCCTAAAGTCCTGGACTGCGCTATCGTAGGTATTAAGGACCCCATAAGTGGTGAGGCGCCAAAGGCCTTCGTAGTGCCACAAGCCAAACAAACCATTGACTCGAAGGAATTATTAGAATACGTGAACACACAAGTAGtggcgtttaaaaaaattaaagaggtTCAATTTGTGACTGAGATACCTAAAAACCCCGCTGGTAAGGTTTTAAGACGCGTTATCAAGGAAAAGTATTGTTAA